A stretch of the Streptomyces sp. NBC_01428 genome encodes the following:
- a CDS encoding Dyp-type peroxidase translates to MAERQAVISRPARATVFLVLTVTPGHEDTVRDLLEDVSGLRRSVGFRAPGDRLACIVGIGSDVWDRLFDGPRPRELHPFTELNGTRHRAPSTPGDLLFHFRADRMDLCFELARLIMERLDGAVTTVDEVHGFKYFDERDLLGFVDGSENPEGQLAADSVFVGDEDPDFADGSYVIIQKYLHDMAAWNALPDTEQEKVIGRTKAANVELPDDVKPVDSHVALNTITDDDGDERKIVRENMPFGAPGEGEFGTFFIGYARTPDVTEQMLRNMFLGDGPAPHDRILDFSTAITGCLFHVPTVDFLDDLPAAPGEEATDVPAASGEETAADPPAPPAERPTANGSLGIGSLKGVRT, encoded by the coding sequence TTGGCTGAGCGACAGGCCGTCATCTCCCGACCGGCCAGGGCCACCGTCTTCCTCGTACTCACCGTCACGCCGGGCCACGAGGACACGGTCCGCGACCTCCTGGAGGACGTGTCGGGCCTGCGCCGCTCCGTCGGCTTCCGCGCCCCCGGCGACCGGCTCGCCTGCATCGTCGGCATCGGCTCCGACGTCTGGGACCGGCTGTTCGACGGGCCCCGCCCGCGGGAACTGCACCCCTTCACCGAGTTGAACGGCACACGCCACCGGGCCCCGTCCACCCCCGGCGACCTGCTCTTCCACTTCCGGGCCGACCGGATGGACCTCTGCTTCGAACTGGCCCGGCTCATCATGGAACGCCTCGACGGCGCGGTCACGACCGTCGACGAGGTCCACGGGTTCAAGTACTTCGACGAGCGCGACCTGCTCGGCTTCGTCGACGGCAGCGAGAACCCCGAGGGTCAGCTCGCCGCCGACTCCGTGTTCGTCGGCGACGAGGACCCGGACTTCGCGGACGGCAGCTACGTGATCATCCAGAAGTACCTGCACGACATGGCCGCGTGGAACGCCCTGCCGGACACCGAGCAGGAGAAGGTCATCGGCCGCACCAAGGCGGCCAACGTCGAACTCCCCGACGACGTCAAACCGGTCGACTCCCACGTCGCGCTCAACACCATCACGGACGACGACGGCGACGAACGCAAGATCGTGCGGGAGAACATGCCGTTCGGCGCGCCCGGAGAGGGCGAGTTCGGCACCTTCTTCATCGGCTACGCGCGCACCCCCGACGTGACCGAGCAGATGCTGCGGAACATGTTCCTCGGCGACGGCCCGGCCCCGCACGACCGCATCCTCGACTTCTCGACCGCGATCACCGGCTGCCTCTTCCACGTCCCGACCGTCGACTTCCTCGACGACCTGCCCGCCGCCCCCGGCGAGGAGGCGACGGACGTCCCCGCGGCCTCCGGCGAGGAGACGGCGGCGGACCCGCCCGCCCCTCCCGCGGAGCGGCCCACGGCGAACGGCTCGCTGGGCATCGGCAGCCTCAAAGGAGTCCGAACATGA
- a CDS encoding family 1 encapsulin nanocompartment shell protein yields MTTFDGTGNLHRELAPITPAAWAEIEDEARRTFRRNLAGRRVVDVTGPEGPELAAVGTGHLAGIDGPSPGVTARLRRVQPLVELTVPFRVGRDAVDDVDRGAKDSDWQPVKDAARTMAFAEDQTVFNGYAAASVDGLRARTSNPVLRLPAEPRDFPDAVSHALSTLRLAGVQGPYTLLLGAEAYTAVSETSDHGYPIAAHLGRMLDGRLVWAPAVEGAFLLTTRGGDYELRLGEDLAIGYTSHDADGIDLYFRQTLTFLVYTDEAVVALDPWTDAGTDQG; encoded by the coding sequence ATGACCACGTTCGACGGCACCGGCAACCTGCACCGCGAACTCGCCCCCATCACGCCCGCGGCCTGGGCCGAGATCGAGGACGAGGCGCGTCGCACCTTCCGGCGCAACCTCGCCGGACGGCGCGTCGTGGACGTCACCGGCCCCGAAGGCCCGGAGCTCGCCGCCGTGGGCACCGGCCACCTCGCCGGCATCGACGGCCCCTCGCCCGGGGTCACCGCCCGGCTGCGCCGGGTCCAGCCCCTCGTCGAGCTGACCGTGCCGTTCCGCGTCGGCCGCGACGCCGTCGACGACGTCGACCGGGGCGCCAAGGACTCCGACTGGCAGCCGGTCAAGGACGCCGCCCGCACCATGGCGTTCGCCGAGGACCAGACCGTGTTCAACGGCTACGCCGCCGCGAGCGTCGACGGGCTGCGGGCCCGCACCTCCAACCCGGTGCTCCGCCTGCCCGCCGAACCGCGCGACTTCCCCGACGCCGTCAGCCACGCCCTGAGCACCCTGCGGCTGGCCGGCGTGCAGGGCCCGTACACGCTGCTGCTGGGCGCCGAGGCCTACACGGCGGTCAGCGAGACCTCCGACCACGGGTACCCCATCGCCGCCCACCTCGGCCGGATGCTCGACGGCCGGCTGGTCTGGGCGCCCGCCGTCGAAGGGGCCTTCCTGCTCACCACCCGGGGCGGCGACTACGAGCTGCGGCTCGGCGAGGACCTCGCCATCGGCTACACCTCGCACGACGCCGACGGCATCGACCTGTACTTCCGCCAGACCCTGACCTTCCTCGTGTACACGGACGAGGCCGTGGTGGCGCTCGACCCGTGGACCGACGCCGGCACGGACCAGGGCTGA
- a CDS encoding ATP-dependent Clp protease ATP-binding subunit produces the protein MSMSTYGFGSSDPFGELLNRFFGMSPASSPPAVQRVPIGRLLTESSQELLNLAAQRAMEDGTSDLDTEQLLWAATKVEPSRSLLAQAGVDPDALAAQLAEVLPREASEPSSEPGLTPAAKRTLATAYARSQASGVSYIGPEHILGALLGDADSGAAQLLRADGQDAQKLAGLTERAARQENRSSAEPEKPATTLDEFGRDLTEEAKAGKLDPVVGRAEEIEQTIEILSRRSKNNPVLIGEPGVGKTAIVEGLAQRIVSGDVPETLKGKRVVSLDLSGMVAGAQYRGQFEERLKKVIEDVQDSDGEIILFIDELHTVVGAGASGESSMDAGNMLKPALARGELHVVGATTIDEYRKYVEKDAALERRFQPVMVPEPTVEETVQILEGLRDAYEAHHQVRFADGALAAAAELSDRYISDRFLPDKAIDVMDQAGARVRLRSASRSTEVAEREDRVAKLRRERDQSVAAEDFERAGRLKQRIADAEGELAGIEERRAGVVSVTARDIADIVSRRTGIPVSQLTASEKEKLLKLEEEMHSRIVGQDEAVTAVSQAVRRNRAGMGDPDRPVGSFLFLGPTGVGKTELAKTLAELLFGDENRMTRFDMSEFQEKHTVARLVGAPPGYVGYDEAGQLTEKVRRQPYSVVLFDEVEKAHPDIFNTLLQILDDGRLTDGQGRTVDFRHCVVIMTSNIGAHLILDHKGDVSELKDVLMDELRTRFLPEFLNRIDDIIIFHGLSENDLSEIVDHLLGQSERRVHAQGMKLEVTDAAKKLLVAHGHQPEFGARPLRRTIQTELDNRIAELLLSGEAEPGDTIVADVRDDTVHCTVRKGEGPAAEDPGGDGTADEQDGVTNDGTEDS, from the coding sequence ATGTCGATGTCGACGTACGGTTTCGGCTCGTCCGATCCTTTCGGCGAATTGCTGAACCGCTTTTTCGGTATGTCACCCGCGTCGTCCCCGCCCGCGGTGCAGCGCGTACCGATCGGGCGGCTGCTGACCGAGTCGTCGCAGGAACTCCTCAATCTGGCCGCGCAGCGCGCCATGGAGGACGGCACCTCGGACCTCGACACGGAACAGCTGCTCTGGGCCGCCACGAAGGTGGAACCCTCGCGCTCTCTGCTGGCCCAGGCCGGGGTCGACCCCGACGCCCTCGCCGCGCAGCTCGCCGAGGTGCTGCCGCGGGAGGCCAGTGAGCCGTCGTCGGAACCGGGCCTCACCCCGGCGGCCAAGCGCACCCTCGCCACCGCCTACGCCCGCTCGCAGGCCTCCGGGGTCTCCTACATCGGCCCCGAGCACATCCTGGGCGCCCTGCTCGGCGACGCCGACAGCGGCGCCGCGCAGCTCCTGCGCGCCGACGGACAGGACGCGCAGAAACTGGCGGGTCTCACGGAACGCGCCGCACGCCAGGAGAACCGCTCGTCCGCCGAGCCCGAGAAGCCCGCGACGACCCTGGACGAGTTCGGGCGGGACCTGACCGAGGAGGCCAAGGCCGGAAAGCTCGACCCGGTGGTCGGGCGGGCCGAGGAGATCGAGCAGACCATCGAGATCCTCTCCCGCCGCTCCAAGAACAACCCCGTCCTCATCGGCGAGCCCGGCGTCGGCAAGACCGCCATCGTCGAGGGGCTCGCCCAGCGCATCGTCTCCGGCGACGTCCCCGAGACGCTGAAGGGCAAGCGCGTCGTCTCGCTCGACCTGTCCGGCATGGTCGCGGGCGCCCAGTACCGCGGGCAGTTCGAGGAACGTCTGAAGAAGGTCATCGAGGACGTCCAGGACTCGGACGGCGAGATCATCCTCTTCATCGACGAACTCCACACGGTGGTCGGCGCGGGCGCGTCGGGCGAGAGCTCGATGGACGCGGGCAACATGCTCAAGCCCGCCCTCGCCCGCGGAGAACTGCACGTCGTCGGCGCCACGACCATCGACGAGTACCGCAAGTACGTCGAGAAGGACGCCGCGCTCGAACGCCGCTTCCAGCCCGTGATGGTCCCGGAGCCGACGGTCGAGGAGACCGTGCAGATCCTGGAGGGCCTGCGCGACGCCTACGAGGCGCACCACCAGGTCCGCTTCGCCGACGGCGCCCTCGCGGCGGCGGCCGAGCTGTCCGACCGCTACATCAGCGACCGGTTCCTGCCCGACAAGGCGATCGACGTGATGGACCAGGCGGGCGCGCGGGTACGGCTGCGCAGCGCGAGCCGCTCGACCGAGGTCGCCGAACGCGAGGACCGCGTCGCCAAACTGCGCCGCGAACGCGACCAGTCCGTCGCCGCCGAGGACTTCGAGCGGGCGGGCCGGCTCAAGCAGCGGATCGCCGACGCCGAGGGCGAACTCGCGGGCATCGAGGAGCGCCGGGCCGGCGTCGTGTCCGTGACCGCCCGCGACATCGCCGACATCGTCTCCCGGCGCACCGGTATCCCGGTCTCCCAGCTCACCGCCAGCGAGAAGGAGAAGCTCCTCAAGCTGGAGGAGGAGATGCACTCCCGCATCGTCGGCCAGGACGAGGCGGTCACCGCCGTGTCGCAGGCGGTGCGCCGCAACCGCGCCGGCATGGGCGACCCCGACCGCCCCGTCGGCTCCTTCCTCTTCCTGGGTCCGACCGGCGTCGGCAAGACCGAACTGGCCAAGACCCTCGCGGAACTGCTCTTCGGCGACGAGAACCGCATGACCCGCTTCGACATGAGCGAGTTCCAGGAGAAGCACACGGTGGCCCGCCTGGTCGGTGCGCCTCCCGGATACGTGGGCTACGACGAGGCCGGCCAGCTCACCGAGAAGGTCCGCCGGCAGCCGTACAGTGTCGTGCTGTTCGACGAGGTGGAGAAGGCACACCCCGACATCTTCAACACACTGCTCCAGATCCTCGACGACGGACGGCTCACGGACGGCCAGGGCCGCACCGTCGACTTCCGGCACTGCGTCGTGATCATGACGTCCAACATCGGCGCGCACCTGATCCTCGACCACAAGGGCGACGTGTCCGAGCTGAAGGACGTGCTGATGGACGAGTTGCGGACCCGGTTCCTGCCGGAGTTCCTCAACCGCATCGACGACATCATCATCTTCCACGGCCTCAGCGAGAACGACCTCTCGGAGATCGTCGACCACCTGCTCGGACAGAGCGAACGCCGGGTGCACGCGCAGGGGATGAAGCTCGAGGTGACGGACGCGGCCAAGAAGCTGCTCGTCGCCCACGGCCACCAGCCCGAGTTCGGCGCACGGCCCCTGCGCCGGACCATCCAGACCGAACTCGACAACCGCATCGCCGAGTTGCTGCTCAGCGGCGAGGCCGAACCCGGCGACACGATCGTCGCCGACGTCCGGGACGACACGGTCCACTGCACCGTACGCAAGGGCGAGGGCCCGGCGGCGGAGGACCCGGGCGGCGACGGGACCGCGGA
- a CDS encoding NUDIX hydrolase: protein MTLEQTARDTVEAVVVDDGLLLLVDAPNGWGLPSGPPELAERPQATAARVVYELTGYLVDGSSLLEADGEAVEGPVAGPSTVVCRLLSDTPSAEARLGAEQLRWTPFAEAIGTGLPQAVRQYLEGHTPL from the coding sequence ATGACTCTGGAGCAGACCGCCCGGGACACGGTGGAGGCGGTCGTCGTGGACGACGGCCTGCTGCTGCTCGTCGACGCGCCGAACGGCTGGGGGCTGCCGTCCGGACCCCCGGAACTGGCCGAGCGCCCGCAGGCCACGGCGGCGCGTGTGGTCTACGAACTCACCGGCTACCTCGTGGACGGTTCCTCGCTCCTGGAGGCCGACGGCGAGGCGGTGGAGGGGCCGGTCGCCGGCCCGTCGACCGTGGTGTGCCGGCTGCTGAGCGACACCCCGTCGGCGGAGGCCCGGCTCGGCGCGGAGCAGCTCCGCTGGACCCCGTTCGCGGAGGCCATAGGCACCGGGCTGCCCCAGGCCGTACGCCAGTACCTGGAGGGTCACACCCCCCTGTAG
- a CDS encoding PaaI family thioesterase, translating into MGRSRTYDWEDPAVSASAVGHRSGLDFLREVQAGRLPAPPIAATLGMTLDEVEHGRAVFSLVPGEEHYNPIGSVHGGVYATLLDSAAGCAVQSVLPPAMGYTSLDLTVKFLRPVTVDTGRIRAVGTVLNSGRRTALAQAELLDEADRLLAHTTSSCLLFPVPV; encoded by the coding sequence ATGGGCAGGTCACGCACATACGACTGGGAGGACCCGGCCGTCTCCGCGTCCGCGGTCGGGCACCGCAGCGGCCTCGACTTCCTCCGCGAGGTGCAGGCCGGGCGGCTCCCCGCGCCACCGATCGCGGCGACCCTCGGCATGACCCTCGACGAGGTCGAGCACGGCCGCGCGGTCTTCTCCCTGGTCCCGGGGGAGGAGCACTACAACCCCATCGGCAGCGTCCACGGCGGGGTGTACGCCACGCTGCTCGACTCCGCCGCGGGGTGCGCGGTGCAGTCCGTGCTGCCCCCGGCCATGGGCTACACGTCGCTGGACCTGACCGTGAAGTTCCTGCGGCCGGTCACCGTGGACACCGGCCGGATCCGCGCCGTCGGCACCGTCCTCAACAGCGGCCGCCGTACGGCCCTCGCCCAGGCGGAACTCCTCGACGAGGCCGACCGGCTGCTCGCCCACACCACCAGCAGCTGCCTGCTGTTCCCCGTCCCCGTCTGA
- a CDS encoding DUF1345 domain-containing protein, producing MRMKLPLDAVPRLTGAIVLGAAVGVAVGLPTDILLGLLAGIAATELFFVLAGWVVLWPMDAAATRRNTRREDFRPVTDEFVVVAVALCGLFAIVLLLVRGGKADDGHAAAVTALCGVFLAWSALHLMYATRYAYLYYEHNGGIDFNSDDPPSYRDFFYFSYNLGMTYQVSDTDVSSSAIRSIVLRHSLLSYVFGTSILATAINVVVGIVSG from the coding sequence ATGAGGATGAAGCTTCCCCTGGACGCCGTGCCGCGCCTGACCGGCGCGATCGTCCTCGGTGCCGCCGTCGGCGTGGCCGTGGGTCTGCCCACCGACATCCTGCTGGGACTGCTGGCCGGGATCGCCGCGACGGAACTGTTCTTCGTCCTGGCGGGCTGGGTGGTGCTGTGGCCCATGGACGCCGCGGCCACCCGGCGCAACACCCGGCGCGAGGACTTCCGGCCCGTGACCGACGAGTTCGTCGTCGTCGCGGTCGCCCTGTGCGGGCTGTTCGCGATCGTGCTGCTGCTCGTGCGCGGAGGCAAGGCCGACGACGGACACGCGGCGGCGGTCACGGCCCTGTGCGGCGTCTTCCTCGCCTGGTCCGCGCTGCACCTGATGTACGCCACCCGCTACGCCTACTTGTACTACGAGCACAACGGCGGCATCGACTTCAATTCCGACGACCCGCCCTCGTACCGCGACTTCTTCTATTTCAGCTACAACCTCGGAATGACATATCAGGTCTCCGACACCGACGTGTCGAGTTCCGCCATCCGTTCCATCGTGCTCAGGCATTCCCTCCTTTCCTATGTGTTCGGCACCAGCATTCTCGCCACCGCCATCAACGTCGTCGTGGGGATCGTCAGCGGCTGA